In the Paenibacillus sp. GP183 genome, one interval contains:
- a CDS encoding tyrosine-type recombinase/integrase, which translates to MSKKIASEKRLEKSIERIEKVFNWVANDGFAVADKKKKKGVDPTTREDYEQKTMHFMKKYYEIYKEPDITKIDIENGNKLMKELYGKNAYSIQHQVHAIHFFQEAAVKSQVFKESVSLIDKKEMLGYCRENKLVRKAEDSTTLKATHEQIDRVVEELHKSKSPFKEQAIQVLEMGRHFGTRISGALAMTGKDITVRSEEASLHIFEKGKHHRWVDIDQETAVRYAESLKDSLDDNQGRYLIKPLRYTTGDHRGQIMDNRTSGQRLAHVIEEAAERAGVNTDEKSFSAHSCRGTFTQDRINHYANKSLDHLVHTDLRKKIEKNNDLQKELAEQGFKITDIESKMATLVHRINHVNATTRRTTEDREANHKELCLFLASLDTGHYRTDVIRFYGKYLG; encoded by the coding sequence ATGTCAAAAAAAATAGCTTCGGAAAAGAGATTGGAAAAGTCGATCGAACGGATCGAGAAAGTTTTTAATTGGGTAGCCAACGACGGCTTCGCCGTTGCCGATAAGAAAAAGAAAAAAGGCGTGGATCCAACCACGAGAGAAGATTACGAACAAAAAACGATGCACTTCATGAAAAAGTATTATGAAATCTACAAAGAGCCCGATATTACGAAAATCGATATCGAAAATGGAAATAAGCTCATGAAAGAGCTTTATGGCAAAAATGCTTATTCCATCCAGCACCAGGTGCATGCGATTCATTTCTTTCAAGAGGCGGCAGTCAAGTCTCAAGTATTTAAAGAATCGGTGTCGCTGATCGATAAAAAAGAAATGCTAGGCTATTGCCGGGAGAACAAATTGGTTCGCAAAGCTGAAGATTCAACGACGCTGAAGGCCACGCATGAACAAATCGATCGCGTGGTGGAGGAGCTGCACAAAAGTAAATCGCCCTTTAAAGAACAAGCGATTCAGGTTCTTGAAATGGGGAGGCACTTTGGCACACGAATTTCCGGTGCGTTAGCGATGACGGGAAAAGATATTACCGTTCGCAGCGAAGAAGCCAGTTTGCACATTTTCGAAAAGGGAAAGCACCATCGCTGGGTCGATATTGATCAGGAAACCGCGGTTCGCTATGCAGAAAGCTTGAAAGACTCGCTGGACGACAACCAGGGCCGGTATCTCATCAAGCCCCTCAGATACACCACAGGCGACCACAGAGGCCAAATTATGGACAATCGCACCTCCGGACAGCGTTTGGCTCACGTTATTGAAGAGGCAGCAGAGCGAGCCGGTGTAAATACCGACGAAAAAAGTTTTTCAGCTCACTCTTGCAGAGGCACTTTTACGCAGGATCGCATTAATCACTATGCCAATAAATCACTGGATCATTTGGTTCACACGGATCTGAGGAAGAAAATCGAAAAGAACAATGATCTTCAAAAAGAATTGGCTGAACAAGGCTTTAAAATCACCGATATCGAATCAAAAATGGCCACGCTTGTTCACCGCATCAATCATGTCAATGCAACCACGCGAAGAACAACCGAGGATCGCGAAGCCAATCACAAAGAGCTTTGTTTATTCCTCGCGAGTCTGGACACCGGGCATTATCGCACCGATGTCATCCGATTTTACGGAAAATACTTAGGTTGA